In Massilia antarctica, the following are encoded in one genomic region:
- a CDS encoding NCS1 family nucleobase:cation symporter-1: protein MSNDLSANTQLWNEDLAPTSDAQRTWRWYHFAALWVGMVMCIPAYTLSASLIEGGMSGYQAVLTVFIANAIVLLPMLLIGHAGAKYGIPYAVLARASFGTTGARIPALMRAIVACGWYGIQTWFGGSMIYTLLGVLLGAEIGGAKIAGLGINGMQLLCFLAFWAIQFYYIVHGMESIRKLETWTAPLKIVICFVLLGWVHNKAGGFGPLLEQPSQFVEGGKKAGQFWSTFWPSLTAMVGFWATLALNIPDFTRFAKTQRDQIIGQSVGLPLPMGLLAALAVIVTSATVVLYGKAIWDPVDLASRMTGAAVLIALIVLLVDTVSVNLAANLVGPAYDFSSLAPKHITYRAGGYITAGIALVMMPWKILESTEGYIFTWLIGYSALLGPIAGILIIDYYFIRKTELNVAHLYRDDGVYSYGNGWNMAAIVAFVVGVVPNIPGFLNAAFPASFPDVGALFKTLYTYAWFVGIAISALVYGVMMKGKALPTLSTAART from the coding sequence GTGAGCAACGACCTGTCCGCCAACACGCAGCTCTGGAACGAAGACCTCGCGCCCACCTCCGACGCGCAGCGCACCTGGCGCTGGTACCACTTCGCCGCCCTGTGGGTCGGCATGGTCATGTGCATCCCGGCCTATACCCTGTCGGCCAGCCTGATCGAAGGCGGCATGTCCGGCTACCAGGCGGTGCTCACGGTCTTCATCGCCAATGCCATCGTTCTTCTGCCCATGCTGCTGATCGGCCACGCAGGCGCCAAGTACGGCATTCCCTACGCCGTGCTGGCGCGTGCATCGTTCGGTACCACGGGCGCCCGCATTCCCGCCCTGATGCGCGCCATCGTCGCCTGCGGCTGGTACGGCATCCAGACCTGGTTCGGCGGCAGCATGATCTACACCCTGCTCGGCGTGCTGCTGGGAGCTGAAATCGGCGGCGCCAAAATCGCGGGCCTGGGCATCAACGGCATGCAGCTCCTGTGCTTTCTCGCGTTCTGGGCTATCCAGTTCTATTACATCGTGCACGGCATGGAATCGATCCGCAAACTCGAAACCTGGACCGCGCCGCTCAAGATCGTCATCTGCTTCGTGCTGCTTGGCTGGGTCCATAACAAGGCCGGCGGATTCGGTCCACTGCTCGAACAGCCATCCCAGTTCGTCGAAGGCGGCAAGAAAGCGGGCCAGTTCTGGAGCACCTTCTGGCCATCGCTCACGGCCATGGTGGGTTTCTGGGCCACCCTGGCACTGAACATTCCCGACTTTACGCGCTTCGCCAAAACCCAGCGCGACCAGATTATCGGCCAGTCGGTCGGCCTGCCGTTGCCAATGGGGTTGCTGGCAGCGCTGGCCGTGATCGTGACGTCGGCCACCGTGGTTTTGTACGGCAAGGCGATCTGGGATCCGGTCGACCTGGCCAGCCGCATGACCGGCGCCGCCGTGCTCATTGCGCTGATCGTGCTGCTGGTCGATACCGTCAGCGTCAACCTGGCCGCCAACCTGGTTGGCCCGGCTTATGACTTTTCGTCGCTGGCGCCCAAGCACATCACCTACCGCGCCGGCGGCTACATCACGGCGGGCATCGCGCTGGTGATGATGCCCTGGAAGATCCTCGAATCGACCGAAGGTTATATCTTCACATGGCTGATCGGCTACTCGGCGCTGCTCGGGCCCATCGCCGGCATCCTGATCATCGATTACTACTTCATCCGCAAGACGGAACTCAATGTCGCCCACCTGTACCGCGACGACGGCGTCTACTCGTACGGGAACGGCTGGAACATGGCCGCGATTGTCGCCTTCGTCGTGGGCGTGGTGCCGAATATTCCCGGCTTCCTGAATGCGGCCTTTCCGGCGTCATTCCCGGACGTGGGCGCGTTGTTCAAGACACTGTACACATATGCGTGGTTCGTCGGAATCGCCATTTCCGCACTGGTGTACGGCGTGATGATGAAGGGGAAGGCGCTGCCCACCCTGAGCACCGCAGCCCGTACCTGA
- the hydA gene encoding dihydropyrimidinase — protein sequence MTTIIRGGTVVNADRAFRADVLCEGDKIIAVGENLDAPANATVIDASGQYVMPGGIDTHTHMQLPFMGTVTADDFFTGTAAGLAGGTTTIMDFVIPNPQQSLLEAYHTWRGWAAKSAGDYTFHVAVTWWSDKVHEEMGVLVRDHGVNSFKHFMAYKNAIMADDETLVRSFTRALELGAIPTVHAENGELVFQLQQDLLKKGITGPSAHPLSRPPEVEAEAANRAIAIANVLGTPVYIVHVSCAESLDAIARARAKGQRVYGEALAGHLVIDDSVYQSADLDFARGHVMSPPFRSKHHQAALWQGLRGGNLHTTATDHCTFCAEQKAAGQDDFTKIPNGCGGVEDRMSVVWDAGVNSGMLTPSEFVRVTSANAAQIFNMYPRKGVVAVGADADLVVWDPEGTRTISAKTQFAKGGFNVFEGRTVKGIPSHTLHAGNVVFARGELRAVAGAGRHVDRPAFTKTHA from the coding sequence ATGACCACGATTATCCGCGGCGGCACGGTCGTCAACGCAGACCGCGCGTTTCGCGCCGATGTGCTTTGCGAGGGCGACAAGATCATCGCCGTCGGCGAGAACCTCGATGCACCCGCCAATGCGACGGTGATCGATGCCAGCGGCCAGTACGTCATGCCGGGCGGGATCGACACCCACACGCACATGCAATTGCCATTCATGGGCACCGTGACGGCCGACGACTTCTTTACCGGAACCGCCGCCGGCCTTGCGGGCGGCACCACGACCATCATGGACTTCGTCATTCCCAATCCGCAGCAGTCCTTGCTGGAGGCGTACCACACGTGGCGCGGCTGGGCCGCGAAGTCAGCGGGCGACTATACCTTTCACGTGGCGGTGACCTGGTGGAGCGACAAGGTGCACGAGGAAATGGGTGTGCTGGTGCGCGATCATGGCGTGAACAGCTTCAAGCACTTCATGGCATACAAGAACGCCATCATGGCGGACGATGAAACGCTGGTGCGCAGCTTTACGCGCGCGCTGGAATTGGGTGCGATTCCGACCGTGCACGCCGAAAATGGCGAACTGGTTTTCCAGCTCCAGCAGGACCTGCTAAAAAAAGGCATCACCGGCCCGAGCGCGCATCCGCTCTCGCGTCCTCCCGAGGTGGAAGCGGAGGCGGCCAACCGCGCCATTGCGATCGCCAACGTGCTGGGGACGCCGGTGTACATCGTGCACGTGTCGTGCGCCGAATCGCTCGATGCGATTGCACGTGCGCGGGCCAAGGGCCAGCGCGTGTACGGGGAGGCGCTGGCGGGGCACCTGGTGATCGACGACAGCGTGTACCAGAGCGCCGACCTCGATTTCGCGCGCGGGCACGTGATGAGCCCACCGTTTCGCAGCAAGCACCATCAGGCGGCTCTGTGGCAGGGCCTGCGCGGCGGGAACCTGCATACGACGGCGACCGATCACTGCACCTTTTGCGCGGAGCAGAAGGCGGCCGGGCAGGATGACTTTACCAAAATCCCGAACGGCTGCGGCGGTGTCGAGGACCGCATGTCGGTGGTGTGGGACGCCGGTGTCAATTCCGGAATGCTCACGCCATCCGAGTTCGTGCGCGTGACGTCCGCGAATGCGGCGCAGATTTTCAATATGTACCCGCGCAAGGGCGTGGTGGCGGTGGGTGCGGATGCCGACCTGGTGGTGTGGGACCCGGAAGGCACGCGCACCATTTCGGCCAAGACGCAGTTTGCCAAGGGTGGGTTCAATGTGTTCGAAGGCCGCACCGTGAAGGGCATTCCATCGCATACCCTGCATGCCGGGAACGTGGTATTCGCCAGGGGCGAGCTGCGCGCGGTAGCGGGCGCCGGGCGGCATGTCGACCGGCCCGCATTCACCAAGACCCATGCTTGA
- a CDS encoding Zn-dependent hydrolase: MNDLRINGERLWASLMELAKIGATPKGGVKRLALTDLDKQGRDLVVGWAKEAGMSIAIDQIGNVFMRREGRNPSLPPIMTGSHIDTQPTGGKFDGNYGVLAGLEVVRTLNDEGIATEAPVEVAFWTNEEGSRFVPVMMGSGVFCGAFSLETAYAAKDTEGKSVKDELARIGYMGEQVPGQHPIGAYFETHIEQGPVLEDADKVIGVVPAVMGLSWYDCVVTGMEAHAGPTPMGLRKDAMQVSTYIMQEVVKIANRYPPYGRGTVGMVQVFPNSRNVIPGEVKFSIDLRNVNDELLNTMHEEMLAFIDKTRSDSGLVISIERVSYYPPCPFHPDCVGAVREATAKLGYSTMDVVSGAGHDAIYAARLAPAGMIFVPCKDGISHNEIEDAKSDHLEAGCNVLLHAMLERAKIVST, from the coding sequence ATGAACGATCTGCGCATTAACGGCGAGCGCCTGTGGGCGTCGCTGATGGAACTGGCTAAAATCGGCGCCACGCCAAAAGGCGGCGTCAAACGCCTTGCCCTCACGGACCTCGACAAGCAAGGGCGCGACCTTGTCGTCGGCTGGGCAAAGGAAGCCGGCATGTCGATTGCGATCGACCAGATCGGCAATGTCTTCATGCGCCGCGAAGGCCGCAATCCGTCGCTTCCGCCAATCATGACCGGCAGCCATATCGACACCCAGCCCACCGGCGGCAAATTCGATGGCAACTACGGCGTGCTGGCCGGCCTGGAAGTTGTGCGTACGCTGAATGACGAGGGCATCGCTACCGAAGCGCCGGTCGAAGTGGCGTTCTGGACCAACGAGGAAGGCTCTCGCTTCGTGCCCGTGATGATGGGTTCCGGCGTCTTCTGCGGCGCCTTCAGCCTGGAGACGGCCTACGCCGCCAAGGACACCGAAGGCAAGAGCGTCAAGGATGAACTGGCGCGTATCGGCTACATGGGCGAGCAGGTGCCCGGCCAGCATCCCATCGGCGCCTATTTTGAGACGCATATCGAACAAGGCCCGGTGCTGGAAGACGCCGACAAGGTGATTGGCGTGGTGCCGGCGGTGATGGGCCTGTCGTGGTACGACTGCGTGGTCACCGGCATGGAGGCGCACGCCGGCCCCACGCCCATGGGCTTGCGCAAGGATGCGATGCAGGTCTCCACCTACATCATGCAGGAGGTGGTGAAGATCGCGAACCGCTATCCCCCGTATGGCCGTGGCACGGTCGGCATGGTGCAGGTGTTCCCCAACAGCCGCAACGTCATTCCCGGCGAGGTCAAATTCAGCATCGACCTGCGCAACGTGAACGATGAACTGCTCAACACCATGCATGAAGAGATGCTGGCCTTTATCGACAAGACCCGCAGCGATTCCGGGCTGGTCATTTCGATCGAGCGCGTATCGTACTATCCGCCTTGCCCGTTCCATCCGGACTGCGTGGGCGCGGTGCGCGAAGCGACCGCGAAACTCGGATACTCCACCATGGATGTGGTGTCCGGCGCCGGCCACGACGCCATTTACGCCGCCCGCCTGGCGCCCGCCGGGATGATTTTCGTGCCATGCAAGGACGGCATCAGCCACAACGAGATCGAGGACGCCAAGTCCGACCACCTCGAAGCGGGCTGCAATGTATTGCTGCACGCCATGCTGGAGCGCGCGAAAATCGTGTCCACATAA
- a CDS encoding zinc-dependent alcohol dehydrogenase: protein MRALTYHGSNDVKVDNVPDPILQEPDDIILKVTATAICGSDLHMYRGKIPAMKSGDILGHEFMGEVVEKGPGVTKLEKGDRVVVPFVIACGSCFFCDMNLYSACETTNPDRGSIMNKKSLRSGAALFGFSHLYGGVPGGQAEYVRVPKANVGPIKIPLTLADEQVLFLSDILPTGYQAVLNTGVGKGGSLAIFGAGPVGQMAAASARMLGIEKIFMVDHHAYRLEFARKTYGVIPINFDDCDAAEFILDHTDARGVDGVVEAVGFEAKGSAVETVMTNLKLEGSSGKALRQCIAAVRRGGTVSVPGLYAGFIHGFLFGDIFEKGIGIKAGQTHVQKHMPELLKFIEEGELHPNAIISHRLNLSQAAEGYRMFDKKEDECRKVVLTP from the coding sequence ATGCGCGCTTTAACCTATCACGGCAGCAACGACGTCAAGGTCGACAACGTTCCCGATCCGATCTTGCAGGAGCCGGACGACATCATCCTGAAAGTGACTGCCACCGCGATCTGCGGATCGGACCTGCACATGTACCGCGGGAAGATCCCGGCGATGAAAAGCGGCGATATCCTGGGCCATGAGTTCATGGGCGAAGTTGTCGAGAAGGGGCCCGGCGTCACCAAGCTGGAAAAGGGCGACCGCGTGGTCGTGCCGTTCGTGATCGCGTGCGGCAGCTGCTTTTTCTGCGACATGAATCTGTATTCCGCCTGCGAGACGACCAATCCCGATCGTGGTTCGATCATGAACAAGAAAAGCCTGCGCTCTGGCGCGGCGCTGTTCGGGTTCAGTCATTTGTATGGCGGCGTGCCGGGCGGGCAGGCCGAATACGTGCGGGTGCCGAAGGCGAATGTCGGCCCGATCAAGATTCCGCTCACCTTGGCCGACGAGCAGGTGCTGTTTTTAAGCGATATTCTGCCGACCGGTTATCAGGCCGTGCTCAATACGGGCGTGGGCAAGGGCGGCAGCCTGGCGATTTTCGGTGCCGGGCCGGTCGGGCAGATGGCGGCGGCCAGTGCGCGCATGCTTGGGATCGAAAAGATTTTCATGGTCGACCATCATGCCTACCGGCTGGAATTCGCGCGCAAGACGTATGGCGTCATTCCGATCAATTTCGACGATTGCGACGCTGCGGAGTTCATCCTCGATCACACCGATGCGCGCGGCGTCGATGGCGTGGTGGAGGCGGTCGGCTTCGAGGCCAAGGGAAGTGCGGTGGAAACCGTCATGACCAACCTGAAGCTCGAAGGTAGCAGCGGCAAGGCGCTGCGCCAGTGCATCGCTGCCGTGCGGCGCGGTGGGACGGTTAGCGTGCCTGGCTTGTATGCCGGGTTTATTCACGGCTTCCTGTTTGGCGATATCTTCGAGAAGGGGATCGGGATCAAGGCGGGGCAGACGCACGTGCAGAAGCATATGCCGGAGCTGCTCAAGTTCATCGAGGAAGGCGAGCTGCATCCGAATGCGATTATCTCGCATCGCCTGAATTTGTCGCAGGCGGCGGAGGGGTACAGGATGTTCGATAAGAAGGAGGATGAATGCCGGAAGGTCGTGCTGACGCCATAG
- a CDS encoding allantoate amidohydrolase, with translation MTTLTDLNSCDAATFVGTLHGIYEHSPWIPERALSGRPFATVAALKYALQTAVTKASVDEQLGLIRAHPELAGKAAIAGELTQESTNEQAKSGLNLCSAEEYATLHKLNADYNARFGFPFILAVKGPDGNGLTRRAIIETFTRRLKNQRPDEMAECLRQIHRIAELRINDLLKLTPMFGPTVMQWAETIGAWSEADDGLTCSYMTGVHQRTAAQLAEWMRDAGMETYIDAVGNVVGRYLSADPDAKTLMTGSHYDTVRDGGKYDGRLGILLPIAVVRHLHERGERLPYHLEVVGFAEEEGVRFRSTFLGSNAVIGQFDMALLEQVDADGVSMLQALTAAGHHPAAIDGIARNPADLLGFVEVHIEQGPVLLERGLAVGVVTAIAGSSRYLVDLIGLASHAGTTPMNMRKDAAAAAAEIVLLVERRCSGAGSLVGTVGQLQVPNGSVNVIPGHCKLSLDIRAADDAVRHAAVKEILDGIEAICGRRHVEVEIEQIVSAPAAPCAPALMDQLGDAIERAGLPRYDLASGAGHDAMAMAKITDVAMLFTRCGNGGISHNRLETMTGDDAELAAQVLLDFLKNLL, from the coding sequence ATGACTACATTGACGGATTTGAACAGCTGCGATGCGGCGACCTTTGTCGGCACCCTGCACGGCATTTACGAACACTCGCCGTGGATTCCGGAACGCGCATTGTCCGGGCGCCCTTTCGCCACCGTCGCGGCGCTCAAGTACGCGCTGCAAACGGCGGTGACCAAGGCCAGCGTCGACGAACAGCTTGGCCTGATCCGCGCCCACCCCGAACTGGCCGGCAAAGCGGCCATCGCGGGCGAGTTGACCCAGGAATCGACCAATGAGCAAGCCAAGTCCGGCCTGAACCTGTGCAGCGCGGAAGAATACGCCACCCTGCACAAGCTCAATGCCGACTACAACGCCCGCTTCGGCTTTCCGTTCATCCTCGCGGTCAAGGGCCCGGACGGCAACGGCCTGACGCGCCGCGCCATCATCGAGACGTTCACGCGGCGCCTTAAAAACCAGCGCCCCGACGAGATGGCCGAATGCCTGCGTCAGATTCACCGCATCGCCGAACTGCGCATCAACGACCTGCTCAAGCTCACGCCCATGTTCGGCCCAACCGTGATGCAGTGGGCCGAGACCATCGGCGCATGGAGCGAAGCGGATGATGGCCTCACGTGCTCGTACATGACCGGCGTGCACCAGCGCACCGCCGCGCAACTGGCCGAATGGATGCGCGACGCCGGCATGGAAACCTATATCGACGCCGTCGGCAATGTGGTCGGGCGCTATCTGTCGGCTGACCCGGATGCGAAGACGCTGATGACCGGTTCGCACTACGATACCGTGCGCGATGGCGGCAAGTACGACGGGCGCCTCGGCATCCTGCTGCCGATCGCGGTGGTGCGCCACCTGCACGAGCGCGGCGAACGCCTGCCCTATCATCTCGAAGTGGTCGGCTTCGCGGAAGAAGAAGGCGTCCGCTTTCGCAGCACCTTCCTGGGCAGTAATGCCGTAATCGGCCAGTTCGACATGGCGCTGCTGGAGCAGGTCGACGCCGACGGTGTGTCCATGCTGCAGGCACTGACGGCCGCCGGCCACCATCCCGCGGCGATTGACGGCATCGCGCGCAATCCGGCCGATCTGCTGGGTTTTGTGGAGGTGCATATCGAACAGGGGCCGGTGCTGCTGGAGCGCGGCCTGGCGGTGGGCGTGGTGACGGCGATTGCCGGCAGCTCGCGCTACCTGGTCGATCTGATCGGGCTGGCCAGCCATGCGGGCACCACGCCGATGAACATGCGCAAGGATGCTGCTGCGGCGGCGGCGGAGATCGTGCTGCTGGTGGAGCGGCGTTGCAGCGGGGCCGGATCGCTGGTGGGCACGGTGGGACAATTGCAGGTACCGAATGGGTCGGTGAATGTGATTCCCGGCCACTGCAAGCTGTCGCTCGACATCCGCGCGGCGGACGACGCCGTGCGCCACGCGGCCGTCAAGGAGATATTGGATGGCATTGAGGCGATCTGCGGGCGCCGGCATGTGGAAGTGGAGATTGAGCAGATTGTGTCGGCACCGGCGGCGCCATGTGCGCCGGCGCTGATGGATCAACTGGGCGACGCAATCGAACGCGCCGGCCTGCCGCGCTACGACCTCGCTTCAGGTGCGGGGCACGATGCGATGGCGATGGCGAAAATCACCGACGTGGCGATGTTGTTTACACGGTGCGGGAATGGAGGCATCAGCCATAACCGGCTGGAGACGATGACGGGCGATGATGCCGAACTGGCGGCGCAGGTATTGCTCGATTTTTTGAAGAACCTACTATAG
- a CDS encoding LysR substrate-binding domain-containing protein, producing MSSLPQHLDLHLIRILYLLLVEKNVSRVALKLNQPQPSISASLRKLRELTGDPLLVRGARGMVPTQHGESLLKPAKRILDETESLFVKKSPFVPQEEARTFHIAAPDYLDSQFLPNVVAALRRGSPNSRVVIHSLGGGVDYIRMLSDGDMDLVIANWDEPPAHLHISKLFEDPIICTMRADSPYAKRTASDAMTIEDYLSLPHVAPSQMLPGYHGVIDSFLERQGMQRTVAVESAYFGLIPYMLTQTDLVLTTGRQFMRFYEKTLPLKSFTVPVKFPPMRFYQLWHERVHQAPEHKWLRDQVSAAAKALVQK from the coding sequence ATGTCCAGCCTTCCCCAACACCTCGACCTGCACCTGATCCGCATTTTGTACCTGCTGCTGGTCGAAAAAAACGTTTCGCGCGTGGCGCTCAAGCTCAATCAGCCGCAGCCCTCGATCTCGGCATCGCTGCGCAAACTGCGCGAACTGACCGGCGACCCGCTGCTGGTGCGCGGCGCGCGCGGCATGGTGCCGACCCAGCATGGCGAGAGCCTGCTCAAGCCGGCCAAGCGCATCCTCGACGAAACCGAGAGCCTGTTTGTCAAAAAGTCGCCCTTCGTGCCGCAGGAAGAAGCGCGCACCTTCCACATCGCCGCGCCGGATTACCTCGACAGCCAGTTTTTGCCGAACGTGGTGGCGGCGCTGCGGCGCGGTTCGCCCAACAGCCGCGTGGTCATCCACAGCCTGGGCGGCGGCGTGGATTACATCCGCATGCTGTCGGACGGCGACATGGATCTCGTCATCGCCAACTGGGACGAACCGCCCGCCCACCTGCACATCTCCAAGCTGTTCGAAGACCCGATCATCTGCACCATGCGCGCCGACAGCCCGTACGCCAAACGCACGGCCAGCGACGCGATGACGATCGAGGACTACCTGTCCCTGCCCCACGTGGCGCCGTCGCAGATGCTGCCCGGTTACCACGGCGTGATCGACTCCTTCCTCGAACGCCAGGGCATGCAGCGTACGGTGGCGGTGGAATCGGCCTATTTCGGCCTGATTCCGTATATGCTGACGCAGACCGACCTGGTACTGACCACCGGCCGCCAGTTCATGCGTTTTTACGAAAAGACGCTGCCACTCAAGAGCTTCACGGTGCCGGTCAAGTTCCCGCCAATGCGGTTTTATCAGTTGTGGCACGAGCGCGTGCACCAGGCGCCCGAGCACAAATGGCTGCGCGACCAGGTCAGCGCGGCGGCCAAGGCGCTGGTGCAGAAGTAG
- a CDS encoding urate hydroxylase PuuD yields MEVFGYLIPYGLDWLNLIVRWLHVITGIAWIGASFYFVWLDNTIRPPAPGSDLARKGVSGELWAVHGGGFYNPQKYLVAPAELPKELHWFKWEAYSTWLSGIALLTIVYYFNAQAMMVDKAVADLGSWQAIGIGIGSLVVGWTVYDLLCRSPLGQREMPFGIVMFLFLVASAYVLNKYLSGRAAYIHVGAMIGTMMVANVLMLIIPGQRKMVAAMMAGQKPDPIHGLKAKQRSVHNNYFTLPVLFIMISNHYAMTYRHEHAWAVLAGIMAAGVLIRHFFNLRHKGRVEWKYPAAGVALLLAVAIAIAPKAPAAAVAGTDPAAQFAQVQAIITQRCATCHAERPTQPGFASAPAGIMLHNAALIHQNAAKIYQQSVQLKAMPLANLTNMTDSERAQVAAWFEAGAK; encoded by the coding sequence ATGGAAGTGTTCGGATACCTGATCCCCTACGGCCTAGACTGGCTCAACCTCATCGTGCGCTGGCTGCACGTCATCACCGGCATCGCCTGGATCGGCGCCTCGTTTTACTTCGTCTGGCTGGACAACACCATCCGCCCACCGGCGCCCGGTTCCGACCTCGCCAGGAAAGGCGTGTCGGGCGAATTGTGGGCGGTGCATGGCGGCGGCTTCTACAACCCGCAGAAATACCTGGTCGCGCCGGCGGAACTGCCGAAGGAACTGCACTGGTTTAAGTGGGAAGCCTATTCCACCTGGCTGTCCGGTATTGCGCTGCTCACCATCGTCTACTACTTCAATGCGCAGGCGATGATGGTCGATAAGGCCGTGGCGGACCTCGGTTCGTGGCAGGCGATCGGCATCGGCATCGGTAGCCTGGTGGTCGGCTGGACGGTGTACGACCTGCTGTGCCGCTCCCCGCTAGGTCAGCGCGAAATGCCGTTCGGGATCGTGATGTTCCTGTTCCTGGTCGCCAGCGCGTATGTGCTGAACAAATACCTGAGCGGGCGCGCGGCGTACATCCACGTGGGCGCCATGATCGGCACCATGATGGTGGCCAATGTGCTGATGCTGATCATTCCGGGACAGCGCAAGATGGTGGCCGCGATGATGGCGGGCCAGAAGCCGGACCCGATTCACGGCCTCAAGGCCAAGCAGCGCAGCGTGCATAACAACTACTTCACCTTGCCGGTCCTGTTCATCATGATCAGCAATCACTACGCCATGACGTACCGCCACGAGCATGCGTGGGCGGTGCTGGCCGGGATCATGGCGGCGGGGGTGTTGATCCGCCATTTCTTCAACCTGCGCCACAAGGGCCGGGTGGAGTGGAAGTATCCTGCGGCCGGCGTGGCGCTGCTGCTGGCGGTGGCCATTGCGATCGCGCCCAAGGCGCCTGCCGCTGCGGTTGCCGGTACCGATCCGGCGGCGCAGTTCGCGCAGGTGCAGGCCATCATCACGCAGCGCTGCGCCACGTGCCACGCCGAGCGTCCGACCCAGCCAGGGTTTGCCAGCGCACCGGCCGGCATCATGCTGCACAACGCGGCACTGATACACCAGAACGCGGCGAAGATTTATCAGCAGTCGGTGCAACTCAAGGCCATGCCGCTCGCGAACCTGACCAACATGACCGATTCCGAGCGCGCGCAGGTCGCTGCGTGGTTTGAAGCCGGCGCCAAATAG
- a CDS encoding M20/M25/M40 family metallo-hydrolase, giving the protein MTMQVQEKLIDWIDAHFDEQVAFLQQVIRIPTDTPPGNNAPHADAVAAMVEAFGWSAEKHAVPAQAVRDYGMESITNLIVRRPYAAGGPTIALNAHGDVVPPGEGWVHPPYGGVVEDGFIYGRAAAVSKSDFSTYIFAVRALEALGVPLKGGLELHFTYDEEFGGLLGPGWLLEQKLTKPDFVIAAGFSYNIVTAHNACLQLEITVHGKSGHGAMPETGHDALQAATRILNAIYGQLPELKKIKSKVAGIDSPTMLVGRIDGGTNTNVVPGKVVMKMDRRMIPEEDPVAVEAQVRALIEDAVRGEPGIRVEIRRLLLSHALRPLPGSEKLVASLQKNGRQVIGEEIPAQGTPLYADARLYGEHGIPAVLYGAGPRTVPESNAKKADERLALEDLRKATKVVALTLLDFLAVSD; this is encoded by the coding sequence ATGACAATGCAAGTACAAGAAAAACTGATCGACTGGATCGACGCCCACTTCGACGAGCAGGTGGCGTTTTTGCAGCAGGTGATCCGGATTCCGACCGACACGCCGCCGGGGAACAACGCGCCGCACGCGGATGCCGTGGCCGCGATGGTGGAAGCATTCGGCTGGAGCGCCGAGAAGCACGCGGTGCCGGCGCAGGCGGTGCGCGATTACGGCATGGAGAGCATCACTAACCTGATCGTGCGCCGGCCCTATGCGGCGGGCGGGCCGACCATCGCGCTCAATGCGCATGGCGACGTGGTGCCGCCGGGCGAAGGCTGGGTGCATCCGCCGTATGGTGGCGTGGTCGAAGATGGCTTCATTTACGGGCGCGCGGCGGCGGTGTCGAAGAGCGATTTTTCGACGTATATATTTGCCGTGCGCGCACTGGAAGCGCTGGGCGTGCCGCTCAAGGGCGGGCTTGAACTGCATTTCACCTACGACGAGGAATTCGGCGGTTTGCTGGGGCCGGGCTGGCTGCTTGAGCAAAAACTGACCAAGCCCGATTTCGTCATCGCGGCGGGCTTCAGCTACAACATCGTTACGGCGCATAACGCCTGCCTGCAGCTGGAAATTACGGTGCACGGCAAGTCGGGGCATGGCGCAATGCCGGAGACCGGGCACGATGCGCTGCAGGCTGCAACGCGCATCCTGAATGCGATTTACGGACAGCTGCCGGAACTTAAAAAAATCAAGTCGAAAGTGGCGGGGATCGATTCGCCGACCATGCTGGTGGGCCGCATCGATGGCGGCACCAACACCAACGTGGTGCCGGGGAAGGTCGTGATGAAGATGGACCGCCGCATGATTCCGGAAGAAGATCCGGTCGCGGTGGAGGCGCAGGTGAGGGCGTTGATCGAGGATGCCGTGCGCGGCGAGCCGGGCATCCGGGTCGAGATCAGGCGCTTGCTGCTGTCGCACGCGCTGCGGCCGTTGCCGGGGTCGGAGAAGCTGGTGGCGAGCTTGCAGAAGAATGGCAGGCAGGTGATCGGCGAGGAGATTCCGGCACAGGGCACGCCGCTGTATGCGGATGCCCGTTTGTATGGCGAGCACGGGATACCGGCGGTGCTGTATGGCGCGGGGCCGCGCACGGTGCCGGAATCGAATGCGAAGAAGGCGGATGAACGCCTGGCGTTGGAGGATTTGCGCAAGGCGACCAAGGTGGTGGCGTTGACGTTGCTGGATTTTCTTGCAGTTAGCGATTAG